The Cryptococcus gattii WM276 chromosome B, complete sequence genome has a segment encoding these proteins:
- a CDS encoding Hypothetical protein (Similar to SGTC gene model, INSD accession EAL23637.1; CNBA2840), with product MQSLNALGNRQITSLNADLSRMESGEGGSAIQGQITTTLSALSRLIDDYDSMARKEMVTVAREKANTRVARLKNEHKELRLRFEQAKNESQLKARQDLLGSSSSSAPYSSTASTSVSQRRAPNQSSFAESPFASSDPLFRPNHPPSSREDFALREHTFLQESENSIDQYIAQGRAVLGNLVEQKGMLKGTKRRLLDAANTLGMSRETIGWVERRTKQDAWIFGAGATFTLLSFWAIWYYLG from the exons ATGCAGTCTTTAAATGCCTTGGGGAACAGGCAAATAACGAGTTTGAACGCAGACTTGTCAAGAATGGAGAGCGGTGAAGGAGGGTCAGCAATTCAAG GCCAAATTACAACCACTCTCAGTGCTCTGTCGCGACTGATAGACGATTATGACTCTATGgcgaggaaggagatggtTACTGTTGCTCGGGAGAAGGCCAACAC TCGGGTAGCACGGTTAAAAAATGAACATAAGGAACTTAGATTAAGATTTGAGCAAGCGAAAAACGAAAGTCAACTCAAG GCCCGGCAGGATCTGCTCggatcatcttcctcctctgcCCCGTATTCATCAACAGCGAGTACTTCTGTGTCTCAGCGTCGCGCCCCAAATCAATCATCCTTCGCGGAATCTCCATTTGCTTCCTCGGACCCTCTCTTTCGGCCCAATCATCCCCCATCGTCGCGCGAGGACTTTGCCCTTCGCGAACATACTTTCTTACAAGAGTCTGAGAATTCTATAGATCAATATATTGCCCAAGGAAGAGCAGTGCTCGGAAATCTTGTTGAACAGAAAGGAATGTTGAAGGGTACGAAGAGAAGACTATTGGACGCTGCAAATACGTTGGGAATGAGTAGAGAAACTATAGGATGGGTTGAAAGACGGAC CAAACAAGATGCTTGGATCTTCGGTGCGGGAGCAACATTCACACTGCTTAGCTTTTGGGCGATTTGGTATTACTTGGGATAA
- a CDS encoding Hypothetical protein (Similar to TIGR gene model, INSD accession AAW40893.1; CNA02960), whose product MSQQVTSEALRTKFSPGNLPFQSSPLPTALSDATHAAPVAANCEQDIGLASDLEKQAGRAASEADELDNSDKDSSDESEGASDHGSNSSTSSFSTDHQFYHSGEAAEVGSSSDSDSNHSSIPSQNSSNIIEYAEEAVKRSSQLYGNPSLTLDLSPGTLRISSNETYRITAIETGSQQESTTFIASEEETITLIENTRHLIAARPKRHRTVQHTMARFSALYIFPILVAVPLTLLLSLNTILLTPLYNTIPLSLHNAALYALYAAPPTLLYWAVTLERSAKEVVSANFCISLAALNGDLAVVLGRRLGSLTGKLAGPEWGAFLAKAILGIGAIGGGLTFALLCFDHILPISPAKSSVGRIRNLANVSARSTVFMLHLWFGQRLLDGRLSGSITFLTRSPEKAILFISLYLTTILLFVRSGPSLAVSLNKLFGFISHGLGVSPSKPSGLLKYTVRLTKRTHSFILFLRLPLLVLALRQQIFLRPPSERSDPYVTAHGELRVLSSEQSLTGRVVVGDNLKDGYRFLRCDHSILGGRWFREREINGEKTVELGDSIFAVFNLQEVMTLAHRSDGNESLITTLALTTDLKVTSEGKEDEEPSRGSPSDRALIIGLGAGITAQGFLRQGFNIDVVEIDPVVFTATETYFNLPSSHLTSVNLLDGSAFISELASLSHVNTTDPSLDSEALTALEKLPKWDFVVQDCFTGGSVPGEMFTKEFWEDLGEVVAEDGLIAMNFVGLKKSKASKAVLVTLTSVFPQCRAFGDGFENNQGPNDITNMVVFCTKTHSPILTFRRPRPSDVHRSPLRSHVFSTFLPNEIQLDSIISEEDYRDPLMTLKRGHTERLDYWQKETAIATWRAMQKILTPEMWMAY is encoded by the exons ATGTCACAACAAGTCACTTCTGAGGCACTGCGCACGAAATTCTCTCCAGGAAATCTCCCATTTCAAAGTTCCCCACTGCCCACAGCCCTGTCTGACGCAACACACGCTGCACCTGTCGCGGCTAACTGCGAGCAAGACATTGGTCTAGCTTCCGATTTAGAAAAACAAGCAGGTCGCGCAGCATCGGAAGCTGATGAGCTAGATAACTCGGACAAGGACTCCTCAGACGAGAGCGAAGGCGCATCTGATCACGGTAGCAACTCAAGTACAAGCTCATTCTCCACGGACCACCAATTTTATCATTCTGGAGAAGCTGCTGAAGTGGGCTCGAGTTCTGATTCCGATAGCAATCATTCGTCGATACCGTCGCAAAACTCAAGCAATATTATTGAGTACGCAGAAGAAGCCGTCAAAAGATCCAGTCAGCTATATGGCAACCCATCTTTAACTCTCGACTTATCTCCTGGGACCCTCCGAATATCATCAAATGAGACTTACAGAATAACAGCTATTGAAACTGGATCACAGCAAGAGTCTACAACGTTTATAGCttcggaagaagaaacaaTTACCCTGATTGAAAACACCAGACATCTGATAGCGGCCCGACCAAAAAGACACAGGACTGTGCAGCACACCATGGCGCGTTTCTCCGCCCTTT ATATTTTCCCGATACTAGTAGCTGTTCCACTCACTCTTCTCCTGTCTCTCAACACCATTCTTCTCACTCCTTTATACAACACGATCCCCTTAAGCCTGCATAATGCCGCCCTCTATGCATTGTATGCTGCTCCGCCGACTCTACTGTACTGGGCTGTGACTCTCGAGCGGTCCGCAAAAGAAGTTGTATCGGCCAACTTCTGCATTAGCCTTGCAGCTCTAAATGGAGACTTAGCCGTCGTCCTAGGAAGAAGGCTTGGGAGCTTGACGGGAAAATTGGCTGGCCCAGAATGGGGCGCTTTTCTTGCAAAGGCCATTCTAGGAATTGGTGCTATAGGGGGAGGGTTGACATTTGCGCTTTTGTGTTTT GATCACATCCTCCCGATTAGTCCGGCTAAAAGTTCGGTTGGCCGAATTCGAAATTTAGCCAATGTCTCTGCTCGGTCGACAGTATTTATGTTGCATCTTTGGTTTGGCCAGCGTCTGTTGGATGGAAGGTTGTCCGGCAGCATCACGTTTCTTACCCGTAGTCCGGAAAAAGCA ATTCTCTTCATATCACTATATCTCACCACAATCCTCCTCTTTGTCCGTTCTGGGCCATCCTTAGCCGTATCCTTGAATAAACTGTTCGGTTTCATCTCCCATGGTTTAGGAGTCTCTCCTTCCAAGCCGTCAGGGCTACTGAAATATACCGTACGTTTAACCAAGAGAACTCATTCATTCATTCTCTTTCTTCGACTCCCACTTCTTGTCTTAGCTCTACGCCAACAGATATTCCTTCGACCCCCTAGCGAGAGAAGCGATCCTTATGTGACAGCTCATGGAGAATTGAGGGTGCTGAGCTCGGAACAGAGCCTTACTGGAAGGGTAGTGGTCGGCGATAACTTAAAGGACGGGTATAGGTTTCTGAGGTGTGACCATTCAATTCTAGGAGGGCGTTGGTTCAGAGAGAGGGAAATCAATGGCGAGAAGACAGTCGAATTGGGAGACTC GATTTTCGCAGTGTTCAATCTCCAGGAAGTGATGACTTTAGCTCATAGGTCGGATGGAAATGAATCGCTTATTACAACTTTGGCCCTCACTACGGATCTGAAAGTGACATCTGAAGGcaaggaggatgaagaacCATCACGCGGCTCTCCTTCTGATAGGGCATTAATCAT TGGTCTCGGGGCTGGTATCACGGCACAGGGGTTCTTGAGACAAGGTTTCAACATCGACGTGGTCG AAATCGATCCGGTTGTCTTCACAGCCACCGAAACATACTTTaatcttccttcctctcatCTAACATCCGTGAATCTCCTAGATGGCTCCGCTTTCATTTCCGAGCTCGCATCATTATCTCATGTCAACACCACTGATCCTTCATTGGACTCGGAGGCGTTGACAGCTTTGGAAAAGTTGCCCAAATGGGACTTCGTTGTGCAAGATTGTTTTACAGGGGGCTCAGTACCAGGAGAAATGTTCACCAAAGAGTTTTGGGAAGATTTGGGTGAAGTGGTGGCAGAGGATGGACTTATTGCCATG AATTTCGTTggattgaagaagagtaaAGCCTCAAAAGCGGTACTTGTAACATTAACATCTGTATTCCCACAGTGCAGGGCCTTTGGGGATGGGTTTGAGAACAATCAGGGGCCAAACGATATAACCAATATG GTTGTTTTTTGCACT AAAACTCACTCTCCTATACTGACGTTCCGTCGCCCTCGTCCATCGGACGTTCATCGCTCCCCTTTACGTTCACATGTATTCTCCACCTTCCTTCCCAACGAAATACAGTTAGACTCGATCATATCTGAGGAAGATTATCGTGATCCTCTCATGACGCTGAAAAGGGGGCATACAGAAAGGTTGGATTACTGGCAAAAGGAGACAGCCATTGCTACTTGGCGCGCCATGCAAAAGA TCCTGACCCCGGAGATGTGGATGGCTTACTGA